From the Euphorbia lathyris chromosome 6, ddEupLath1.1, whole genome shotgun sequence genome, one window contains:
- the LOC136233725 gene encoding uncharacterized protein yields the protein METQQIQINREEAEIFNGESICKQKFLDLLDEINLPKGLLPLDNLTEVGYNRTTGFVWLKQKAKTQHKFQAIGKNVSYDTEVTAFVEKKRMRRLTGVKSKEILIWATISDIYIDDKDPTKITFGNPTGISRSLPVSAFQLQEK from the coding sequence ATGGAAACTCAGCAGATTCAAATTAACAGAGAAGAAGCGGAGATCTTCAACGGAGAATCCATCTGCAAGCAGAAATTTCTTGATCTTCTCGACGAAATCAATCTCCCCAAGGGACTCTTACCGCTCGACAATCTCACTGAGGTCGGGTATAACCGCACCACTGGCTTCGTCTGGCTCAAGCAGAAAGCAAAGACGCAGCATAAATTCCAAGCTATCGGAAAAAACGTATCTTATGATACAGAAGTGACGGCGTTCGTGGAGAAGAAGCGGATGCGACGGCTGACAGGGGTGAAGAGTAAGGAAATTCTGATTTGGGCTACCATTTCCGATATTTATATTGATGATAAAGATCCTACCAAAATCACTTTCGGTAATCCCACGGGGATTTCCAGGTCACTGCCTGTATCAGCTTTTCAGCTTCAGGAGAAATGA